In one window of Pseudodesulfovibrio sediminis DNA:
- the rdgC gene encoding recombination-associated protein RdgC — MSILSASLGLTRYRIIEEVPKELLQQVPEKLHKFCMVDIDATAEERSFGWTNFDDMLDMNWTQSPPEKGEFFAFKLRLDTRRIAPAVLKKHYTVALNKELAQNKEQGKEYVSRDRKRELKEQVTLRLRARSLPIPAVFDVIWNPSENRVYLDTTNAKVRALFEDHFALTFDLHLEPLTPFFMAMDVLGEEAAPRLENLDPTIFV, encoded by the coding sequence TTGAGTATTCTCTCCGCCAGCCTTGGGCTGACACGCTATCGCATAATTGAAGAAGTCCCCAAGGAACTGCTGCAACAGGTACCTGAAAAGTTGCATAAATTTTGTATGGTCGACATCGACGCCACCGCCGAGGAGCGCTCCTTCGGCTGGACCAACTTCGATGACATGCTGGATATGAACTGGACCCAGTCACCGCCCGAAAAAGGTGAGTTCTTCGCCTTCAAGCTCAGGCTCGACACCCGGCGCATTGCCCCGGCCGTGCTCAAGAAGCACTACACAGTCGCCCTGAACAAAGAGCTCGCTCAGAACAAGGAACAAGGCAAGGAATACGTGTCCCGCGATCGCAAACGCGAACTCAAGGAACAAGTGACCCTCAGGCTCCGCGCCCGTTCCCTGCCCATTCCCGCCGTATTCGACGTGATCTGGAACCCGTCAGAAAATCGTGTGTATCTGGACACGACCAATGCCAAGGTGCGCGCCCTGTTCGAAGACCACTTCGCCCTGACCTTCGACCTGCACCTGGAACCGCTGACTCCCTTCTTCATGGCCATGGATGTCCTTGGCGAAGAAGCTGCCCCCAGACTCGAAAACCTTGATCCCACCATCTTCGTGTAA
- a CDS encoding GDSL-type esterase/lipase family protein, with translation MAAVRIACFGDSLTEGYGLSSDEALPAVLEQMLRDDGEDARCLNFGCSGDTFAEGLARIQTVVEAHPDAVILEFGTNDFFTEEKVDRIMEEFDQMVKILLAKNLPILLVGTAAVPEIPKQYKARFDPIFRQIADRYALPLFPNILGCYMDDPSLTLLDGLHPNEQGVRTVASALLPQVKDLINALRT, from the coding sequence ATGGCTGCCGTACGCATCGCCTGTTTCGGAGACAGCCTCACGGAGGGATACGGACTTTCATCCGACGAAGCCCTGCCTGCGGTACTTGAACAGATGTTGCGCGATGACGGCGAGGATGCCAGGTGCCTCAACTTTGGCTGTTCGGGAGACACCTTTGCTGAAGGCCTGGCCCGTATTCAAACGGTTGTCGAGGCACACCCTGACGCGGTGATTCTGGAGTTCGGCACCAATGATTTCTTCACTGAAGAAAAAGTGGACCGGATCATGGAGGAGTTCGACCAGATGGTGAAAATCCTGCTGGCCAAAAACCTGCCCATCCTGCTGGTGGGCACGGCGGCCGTCCCGGAAATACCGAAGCAGTACAAGGCCAGGTTTGATCCGATATTCCGGCAAATCGCCGACAGATACGCCCTGCCGCTTTTCCCGAACATACTGGGTTGTTATATGGACGATCCGTCCCTGACACTGCTTGACGGACTGCACCCCAATGAACAGGGCGTTCGGACTGTTGCATCCGCCCTGCTCCCCCAGGTCAAAGACCTGATCAACGCTTTGAGGACATAA
- a CDS encoding PilZ domain-containing protein, giving the protein MGLLDSIIQLFAKSKPAANTKAGKKGTAKKARQKDLYIDKEVCLEDKATCRKNAKKVKADPIDEAALGFSISLKGDDAQTKKRSSIRISVKGLEVFVHRLKKSYPVTNISASGLGFKFEKPRIKSGVKIKLDIVLDGKKEAVDVPCKVHRHEKGNVGCRFLELQRAQEDAVCKLVLLGQKQQAARRAAQKDKDLKPQS; this is encoded by the coding sequence ATGGGACTCCTGGACTCAATCATACAGCTTTTTGCCAAATCCAAGCCTGCAGCCAATACCAAGGCTGGCAAAAAGGGAACAGCCAAAAAAGCCAGACAGAAAGACCTGTATATCGACAAGGAAGTCTGTCTGGAGGACAAAGCCACCTGCCGCAAAAATGCCAAGAAGGTCAAAGCCGATCCAATTGATGAGGCAGCTCTGGGATTCAGCATTTCCCTCAAGGGCGATGATGCTCAAACAAAAAAACGCTCCAGCATCAGAATTTCGGTCAAGGGGCTGGAGGTGTTTGTCCACAGACTCAAGAAGAGCTACCCTGTCACCAATATCAGTGCCTCAGGCCTTGGGTTCAAATTCGAGAAACCGCGTATAAAAAGCGGTGTAAAAATCAAGCTGGACATCGTTTTGGACGGCAAAAAGGAGGCTGTCGACGTTCCCTGCAAAGTTCACCGCCATGAAAAAGGAAATGTGGGCTGCCGTTTTCTCGAACTGCAACGCGCGCAGGAGGACGCCGTCTGCAAGCTTGTGCTTCTGGGCCAGAAACAGCAGGCCGCCAGAAGAGCGGCCCAAAAAGACAAAGACCTCAAACCGCAGAGCTAA